CATATCTGTTAGCGGAATTATTGGCAAAAAAGGGATTTAAAGAACAATCTTGGGAAAAATTAGAAACACTGCTTCAATATTCCAAGCGTAGGAAAACATGGCAAGCTCTTTCCAATTTGGTTGATACGCCTGAAGACTTTGACCGGTTTTACAGCCTATTTCAAAAAAAATATCCAGGGCAATTTTCTACTCTTCCATTTGATTTATCCTGCCACCTTTCCAATGCCGCCATCCGTGGAGAAAGAAAAGATTTCGCTTTAATGATATGGAGAGAGAAGTTTCATGGAAGTAATCAAGGGAAAACAGTAAAAAGCAATAAACTCCCAGAGAAACGTTATAATGACGAACTTGCAGCGGTAGCATTAAAATCAGCAAAACAAGTATTCTCACAATCCAATATCACATTTTTTCTTATTAGTGGAACGCTACTTGGAGCCATTAGAGAAGGGAAATTGCTTAGCCATGATAAAGATATTGACTTGGGCGTCTGGGATAATTATTCAATAAACCAATTAAACGAAATATTTTATAATAGTGGTTGTTTTTATGTATTACCTGGAAACAGCAACTATCTTTTAGTTGTGCGCCATGTTAATGGTGTAACCATTGATATCTTCATTCACTATCGAACGGAAACTGACTATTGGCATGCGGGAGGGAAAAGCATTTGGCACAACACGCCGTTTTGCCTAACCCCTTTGCATTTTTTGGCAGAAGACTATTTCATCCCCAAGAATTATGAATTATATTTAACTGAAAATTATGGTAATTGGCGCAACCCAATGACAGACTTCGACAGTGCGCTGGATACGCCAAATATGGAAATATCAGATAAAATTGATATGGCTATCTATCTGTATAAAAAATTAGCATCACCAAAAAAATTAAGCAATAAAATGTATCAACGATTAACAACGGCCCTATCCCTCTTGGGTGAATCTATTACGAAAGAAAAAGATGAAAGCAATTAAAAACTCGTTAAACTATCTTTTTGCGCCCGCCTCATATAGAAAAGGTCTGAAAGAATATTCGGCCAAACAATGGCAGCAGGCTCTCGCATCTTTCCAGACATCCGTCAAACAATCGCCTGAACATCCGCAAAGTCATTTTAAACTCGGTCTTTGCTATATGAAACTTGGAAATTTGGAGGAAGCGCACCAGCACATAGGATACGCCATACGTCAGGCTCCTTATAATGTTTCATGGAAAACCCAAATGGAACAATGTGAGAAAAAGCTGCACAATATTGGTGCGCATGCGTCCCATCCAATAACATCTGCTTCATCCGCGCCAGCTCCGCTTGCTCCCCTGCCCCGTATTTCTCAAGACGGATCTAGCAATACCTTGAATGTACGTCTAAAAAAGAAACTGCTGCTAATTCCCTCCGACTATAATCACCGAGTCATGGCAGACATTATGCCTTTTATCGAACATTATAAATATGACTTTGATATTTATATCATTCTGCGGGAATGCGATGCCGATATAGAAAGAAGATTAAATTACACTATTGTAAAAAACGGTACCCCCTATGGAGAGTTTCTGAAATTTACTGCTGATTATGTAATTGATGCCGGCACAATGAATGCCGGTTACCGTATTACTGATACTAATAAATGGATATCGGTATGGCATGGCATCCCATACAAAAAAATGTTTGTTGATTTAGATATCAAGCATCTTTCAGGTGCCATTCGCTATGGTTTGGCTTACGATTGCATGATTTCAATGTCAGATTTCTATACTAACACTTTCCTAAAAGGCGCAATGCGCTATGACGGTATTATCCATCAAGTGGGCTGTGCAAAAATGGATAATTTGTTAAACAACAAATATTCAGTACAATCGGTCAGAAAGCGGTTTAATCTACCAGATGACCGTCAGATTGCGCTTTATGCCCCCGCCTCCCGCTGTTACATGAGTAAAGAAAATTTACCTTTTGATGTGGAAAAACTTGCCTGTTTACTTGGAGAGAAATGGCTTTTATTAGTCAGGACACCATCAAGATCTGCTGAGCTGCCAGAAGACACAGAAAATATCCGATTTATATCAAATTTAGATATGAACGAAATCGAAAATTTTTTAGTTGCTGATATTTTAATTAGTGATTATCATCCGATAATTCATTTGTTTAATGAATATCAGAAGCCAGTTGTACTTTATCAGTATGATTATGATAAATTTATTTCTACACATAAGGAGCGCCGTAAGGAATTGGAAAAACTCGCCAATAATCCGTATACAGCAACTAGAGAATCACATTTATATAACTTGGATTGGAAGAACATTTGCCAATCTGCTTCGTTAGCACTTGTCCCTTCTGAAAATTGGGCCTATCAAAACATCAAACAAAAACTTGGTATTCCGGAAGACAAAAAAGTTATTCTTTATGCACCAACTTATCGAGAAAGAGGCCCTATATCTTTACCGTTTAATCCCGCTCGGCTTCTGCGTCATCTTAATAACGAATATGTCATTATTACTAAACTACATTATTTAAACAGCTTGCAACGGGAATACAAAAATGTTATTGATTGCACATCAACTGCCGATTTAGCCGATCTAATGAAGATGGCGGACATTCTTATCAGCGACTATTCTTCGTTGGTATTGGACTTTGCCGTCTTGAACAAACCGATTATCCTGTTCCAATATGACAGCTACGATTATATGCGTCAAAGAGGCGTTTATTTTGATTTTGAGGAATATCTGCCAGCACGTCAGATAATTGATAGAGAAATTGATCTCTACCGTTTGGATTGGAACAGTCTTGATTCCGACAATAACAAATTGGTACAAACCTTTTACCCATTGGAAGACGGACACTCTACCAAACGCATAGCGGATGTTTTAGCCTTAGATGCTGATCCTCGTTTTGGTAAGGATATTATTTTTCTAATCAATGATTTGAATCAAATAGGTGGGATACATACTTTTATTAAGAATATGGCTAAGTATTATAAGGAAAAATACAATAGCCGTATTTATGTGCTGGCTATTAAAGAGTTTGCGGAAAACAACTCTGAATACCACGTATTCCAAAGTCCATATATTGATTTTTATATGTCATCACAGTATTTGCGAGGCGGTTGTGCCAGTATTCTGCAAAACACTGACGGCATTGTTATTTCGTTGCAATTCTCTGCTCACCTTCACTTCCAAAAATATCTGAGTGGTGCAAAAACGGTATTAATGTTCCATGGTGATGTGAAAGACATTATTTCTCAGGAGATGTATGGACCTCATTTGGGTTGGCTGAACGAAGGTAATCTTTACAATTATGACAAGCTGCTTCTGCTTACTGATTCAGCTGTTCAGCTGCTCTCGCCTCACCTAAAAGAAGAAGTACGTAATAAGCTTGGTTTTATCCACAACTCTATTGAAGCGGAGTACCAAGCGATTGACTCACACTGCCCTAATCATACAGCCGTTATCAGCCGTTTGGATGCCGATAAAAATATCTTTGCCTTGATAGAATTAGGCAAGGAAATCCAAACGAAAAACTCAAACATTGTAGTCAACGTATATGGAGACGGTAAATTAAAAGGCGAGTTTCAAGCAGCTATTGATGACAACGGTCTTCATGACATTATCCGTCTTCGTGGTTTTGAACCAGATAAAGGCAAAATTTTTACCGAAAACGATTCTTTAATTTTATTATCTAAATCTGAAGGATTCGGTCTTGTGTTATTGGAGGCTTATGCCCATGGAAAACCTGTGGTTGTATTTGACTCTTATACAGGTGCATCGGAAGTAGTCAAACATGGCAAAACCGGATTTTTAGTACCCTACGATGACTATACGGGTGTAATTGATACATTAGGCAGACTGGATACTTTGGATGTAAACGATATTAAAGATACATTTAACGAGTTTAGTAATGAAACTGTTTTTGGCAAATGGGATCAGCTTTTCTCAGAATTAGATAATTTAGAAAATAGATAATACTTTAAAGGTTATAATATGTCATTCTTGCAAAAATTATTTCGTCCTGGAAAGCCGCAAACATCAAGCAATCCACCCAAAGCGGAAGCAGAAGACAATATTGTCATTTCCGTGGTCATCCCAAGTTACAATGCGCGAAAAACGCTTGCCTCAACCTTAGAATCATTGCAAAAATCCCAACACACTAACCTAGATGTGATAGTGGTTGACGATGGTTCCGAAGACAGAGCTGAAGATATTGTCAACTCTTTTAAAGACAACCGTTTCCGCTATTTTTGGAAAGAGAATGCCGGACCGGGATTGGCGAGGAATTTTGGTATTGACCACGCAAAAGGGGAATACATTTTCTTTTTGGACGCTGACGATGCAATATATCCCGATTCCTTAGTTCACTTGCTCAAATATGCCAGAGAACATGATTTGGATGTGGTTTCCGGGGTAACCGTACGCAAGCAGATTGATACTGGTGCGGAAGGCGAATGGTTTAGAGATCTGTATAAAACAAAAAAAATCAATACATTCAATGAACGGCTTAATTTATACAGCGATACATTATCTACAAACAAGCTGTATCGAACCCAAGTATTGAGAGATAAAAATATTTATTTTGACGAAGGCTTGTATGAAGACAAAATCTTCACTGCAAAGATTTACTCTCAAATAGACCGTATCGGCCTAATCGACAACCGCGTTTATATCTGGTTTGTCTATGGTAATCAAACCAGTATCACTACATCTAAATCGGTAGACAATTATAAAGAGCGCATGGTTGCCATTCGAAAGTTATGGCCATATTTACCTGCCTTACGGAAAGCATATCAATTAATATTTTATATTAATCACGATCTGCTGATTTATTTGCGCGAATTTATTTTCTATTCCGAAGAGGAAAAACATGATATTTATCAGTCGGCAGCTGATTTTATTGGAGAAAACAAAAACCTTGTTTATAAAAAATTGGTAACGACGAGTCTGAACCGAGCCTGTCTGGATGCTCTTTGCGATAGAGACGAAGCGAAGTTTCTCTACACAGCGAACATTCTGTCGCAGACTTTCCAAGACGAACAACTTGCAAAGCAGAAAGCCTGACAAT
The window above is part of the Neisseria bacilliformis genome. Proteins encoded here:
- a CDS encoding CDP-glycerol glycerophosphotransferase family protein, which produces MKAIKNSLNYLFAPASYRKGLKEYSAKQWQQALASFQTSVKQSPEHPQSHFKLGLCYMKLGNLEEAHQHIGYAIRQAPYNVSWKTQMEQCEKKLHNIGAHASHPITSASSAPAPLAPLPRISQDGSSNTLNVRLKKKLLLIPSDYNHRVMADIMPFIEHYKYDFDIYIILRECDADIERRLNYTIVKNGTPYGEFLKFTADYVIDAGTMNAGYRITDTNKWISVWHGIPYKKMFVDLDIKHLSGAIRYGLAYDCMISMSDFYTNTFLKGAMRYDGIIHQVGCAKMDNLLNNKYSVQSVRKRFNLPDDRQIALYAPASRCYMSKENLPFDVEKLACLLGEKWLLLVRTPSRSAELPEDTENIRFISNLDMNEIENFLVADILISDYHPIIHLFNEYQKPVVLYQYDYDKFISTHKERRKELEKLANNPYTATRESHLYNLDWKNICQSASLALVPSENWAYQNIKQKLGIPEDKKVILYAPTYRERGPISLPFNPARLLRHLNNEYVIITKLHYLNSLQREYKNVIDCTSTADLADLMKMADILISDYSSLVLDFAVLNKPIILFQYDSYDYMRQRGVYFDFEEYLPARQIIDREIDLYRLDWNSLDSDNNKLVQTFYPLEDGHSTKRIADVLALDADPRFGKDIIFLINDLNQIGGIHTFIKNMAKYYKEKYNSRIYVLAIKEFAENNSEYHVFQSPYIDFYMSSQYLRGGCASILQNTDGIVISLQFSAHLHFQKYLSGAKTVLMFHGDVKDIISQEMYGPHLGWLNEGNLYNYDKLLLLTDSAVQLLSPHLKEEVRNKLGFIHNSIEAEYQAIDSHCPNHTAVISRLDADKNIFALIELGKEIQTKNSNIVVNVYGDGKLKGEFQAAIDDNGLHDIIRLRGFEPDKGKIFTENDSLILLSKSEGFGLVLLEAYAHGKPVVVFDSYTGASEVVKHGKTGFLVPYDDYTGVIDTLGRLDTLDVNDIKDTFNEFSNETVFGKWDQLFSELDNLENR
- a CDS encoding glycosyltransferase family 2 protein gives rise to the protein MSFLQKLFRPGKPQTSSNPPKAEAEDNIVISVVIPSYNARKTLASTLESLQKSQHTNLDVIVVDDGSEDRAEDIVNSFKDNRFRYFWKENAGPGLARNFGIDHAKGEYIFFLDADDAIYPDSLVHLLKYAREHDLDVVSGVTVRKQIDTGAEGEWFRDLYKTKKINTFNERLNLYSDTLSTNKLYRTQVLRDKNIYFDEGLYEDKIFTAKIYSQIDRIGLIDNRVYIWFVYGNQTSITTSKSVDNYKERMVAIRKLWPYLPALRKAYQLIFYINHDLLIYLREFIFYSEEEKHDIYQSAADFIGENKNLVYKKLVTTSLNRACLDALCDRDEAKFLYTANILSQTFQDEQLAKQKA